A portion of the Pedobacter cryoconitis genome contains these proteins:
- the eat gene encoding ethanolamine permease, which produces MTDNKGLRKTLTPFMLWGLGVGYVISGMYFGWNLGLEKGGTGGMAIATIGVAIMYVTFTFSYTELACAIPKAGGVFDYANRAMGKNIGFIAGIAQIVEFILAPPAIAFAIGAYFNAFFPQVPILTSAIVIYFIFTGLNIYGIKAAASFEVIVTVLAVGELLLFSGLALPKLEVANLTHNSFPNGWGGVFAAIPFAIWFFLGIEGLANVAEETKNPQRDLSKGFGWAIFTLVVLCVLVFIAATGIAGWEAIVYKNGVSGETSDSPLPLALAKITGSNHLMYHLLITVGLFGLVASFHGLILAAGRSTYEMGRAHHIPSFLGKISPSFQTPANALFGNMIIGIFALLSGKTSEIIVISVFGALTLYSIAMVSILLLRKNEPELDRPFRMPFYPLFPIISLIIAVISIVSMLIFNFKLGLIYFSILTITFLLYRTFKSSAS; this is translated from the coding sequence ATGACAGACAATAAGGGTTTAAGAAAAACACTAACTCCATTTATGCTTTGGGGGCTTGGTGTTGGTTATGTAATTTCCGGCATGTATTTTGGCTGGAATTTAGGCCTTGAAAAAGGTGGTACAGGTGGAATGGCTATTGCCACTATTGGCGTAGCAATTATGTATGTTACTTTTACATTCAGTTATACAGAGCTTGCTTGTGCAATACCCAAAGCTGGTGGTGTGTTTGATTACGCCAACAGAGCAATGGGCAAGAATATCGGCTTTATTGCCGGAATAGCACAAATTGTTGAGTTTATACTTGCCCCTCCTGCAATTGCTTTCGCTATCGGCGCTTATTTTAATGCCTTTTTCCCTCAGGTTCCTATCTTAACAAGTGCAATTGTGATCTACTTTATATTTACCGGATTAAATATATATGGGATCAAAGCTGCTGCTTCGTTCGAAGTAATCGTGACCGTATTGGCAGTTGGAGAATTGTTGTTGTTTTCAGGTTTAGCACTACCGAAACTGGAAGTAGCGAATTTGACACACAATTCTTTTCCCAATGGTTGGGGTGGCGTTTTTGCAGCTATTCCTTTTGCAATCTGGTTCTTTTTAGGGATTGAGGGGCTGGCCAATGTAGCGGAAGAAACCAAAAATCCTCAAAGAGATCTTAGTAAGGGATTTGGGTGGGCAATATTTACTTTAGTCGTACTATGTGTGCTGGTGTTTATTGCAGCTACAGGAATTGCGGGATGGGAAGCAATCGTCTATAAAAACGGGGTAAGTGGTGAAACTTCAGATTCCCCTCTTCCACTGGCACTAGCTAAAATAACAGGTAGCAATCACCTGATGTATCATTTGCTGATTACAGTAGGTTTATTTGGTCTAGTCGCTTCATTTCACGGACTGATCCTCGCTGCCGGCCGCTCTACTTATGAAATGGGCCGTGCACATCATATCCCTTCCTTTTTAGGCAAGATCTCTCCTAGTTTTCAGACCCCTGCCAATGCTTTATTTGGAAATATGATAATCGGGATCTTCGCGCTGTTATCTGGTAAGACCTCAGAAATCATCGTAATTTCTGTTTTCGGTGCTTTGACTTTATATAGTATAGCTATGGTTTCCATTCTGCTTCTAAGGAAGAATGAGCCTGAGCTGGATCGGCCTTTTCGCATGCCATTTTACCCTTTGTTTCCAATAATCTCCCTGATTATTGCAGTGATCTCCATCGTATCGATGCTGATCTTTAATTTCAAGTTAGGGCTGATTTATTTTTCCATATTGACTATCACCTTTTTGTTATACCGAACGTTTAAATCCTCTGCTTCATGA
- a CDS encoding aspartate aminotransferase family protein: MANNIKFIKGEGIRLYTPENEEYIDAVSGTFNLSLGYSHPELVDALKKQVEDLIHVSSSFTGELAQEVLDSILDEAPEHITDGWMRDIIGSTANEGAVKIANKFNGKSEVLSVSLSHHGQTLFTTNISGNAFRRKSFANTITTNNAVIPAPYCYRCPFSAKGPDCGYLCAEAIHDYAQYGSSGGVSCMIIEPILGNGGNIIPPDGYFKKVREICDELDISLIADEVQTGIGRTGHMFASEHYDIKPDIITLAKGLGGIGIPAAAILYKKEYAVLEKFEHSYTSGGNLLSLTASQKTMEVVSRPGFLENVQVSGKILGDFLYKLKENYPVIGDVRGIGYMWGLEIVDKDGAPDVDLTNKIVDVALSDHKMILRGSRYGFGNVVKVRPALTATQDDIEEIYFRLNKIFSQL; this comes from the coding sequence ATGGCAAACAACATTAAATTCATTAAGGGTGAAGGTATTCGCCTTTACACTCCAGAAAACGAAGAGTACATCGATGCTGTTTCCGGGACTTTTAATCTCTCTCTGGGATATAGTCATCCGGAATTAGTAGATGCCTTAAAAAAACAAGTAGAAGACCTGATCCACGTATCTTCCTCTTTTACTGGCGAACTGGCACAAGAAGTACTTGATAGTATTCTTGATGAAGCTCCTGAGCATATTACTGATGGCTGGATGCGTGACATCATCGGCTCTACAGCAAATGAAGGAGCAGTAAAAATTGCGAATAAATTCAATGGTAAGAGTGAGGTATTGAGCGTATCGCTTTCACACCATGGGCAAACACTTTTTACCACTAATATCTCCGGAAATGCTTTCAGGAGAAAATCTTTTGCCAATACCATAACAACCAATAATGCTGTGATCCCGGCTCCATACTGTTACCGCTGTCCTTTTTCAGCTAAAGGGCCGGATTGCGGGTACCTATGTGCAGAAGCGATTCACGATTATGCGCAGTACGGAAGCTCTGGAGGTGTATCCTGTATGATTATAGAACCAATTTTAGGAAATGGGGGAAATATTATCCCGCCAGATGGTTATTTCAAAAAAGTGAGAGAAATATGCGATGAACTGGATATCAGCCTGATTGCCGATGAAGTACAAACAGGGATTGGAAGGACTGGCCATATGTTCGCCAGCGAACATTATGATATTAAACCTGATATTATTACCCTCGCTAAAGGTTTAGGCGGTATCGGTATCCCGGCAGCAGCCATTCTTTATAAAAAAGAATACGCTGTACTGGAAAAATTTGAACACTCTTATACTTCGGGAGGGAATTTACTTTCACTGACTGCTTCACAAAAAACAATGGAAGTAGTGTCCAGACCAGGCTTCCTGGAAAATGTCCAGGTATCAGGAAAAATATTAGGTGATTTCTTATACAAATTAAAAGAAAACTACCCGGTAATTGGCGACGTACGCGGTATCGGCTACATGTGGGGACTTGAGATCGTGGATAAAGATGGCGCACCAGATGTTGACCTAACCAACAAAATCGTTGATGTAGCACTTTCAGACCACAAAATGATCCTTAGAGGATCACGTTACGGATTTGGGAATGTGGTTAAAGTCCGTCCTGCATTAACAGCAACACAAGACGATATCGAAGAGATTTATTTCCGCTTAAACAAAATATTCAGTCAACTATAA
- a CDS encoding zinc-dependent alcohol dehydrogenase: MKAIVYNGAWDIQLKEREEPVITAADEVIVEIKATGICGTDLSIISGEYNASPKVIIGHESAGIIVAKGAGVETCSVGQRVIIDPTFYCGYCENCRKGLRNHCLLKSSTEAGVSIDGTFTKYFKTTKQFIYPLNDNIPFEQGAMSEPLSCVLTAVKKLAVTPYMRTAILGGGPIGLLFYMALTQHGIQEGVVYEASRDRIKLIEENNVLSRNWKIEPSFVPQKNQYDLIIDTTGSLLEKSMQAIADGGKICMMGLRNNQQTINAREIADRSISIIGSIDSMDTFRHAVDLINKGNLGLEKIITNEYGLDDFESAIKDLGCDISTKIRSNNISSLKSVIRI; this comes from the coding sequence ATGAAAGCAATCGTATATAACGGAGCCTGGGATATCCAGCTCAAAGAAAGAGAAGAACCTGTAATCACAGCTGCAGATGAAGTCATTGTCGAAATTAAAGCCACTGGTATTTGCGGGACAGACCTGAGCATAATTTCTGGTGAATACAATGCAAGTCCAAAGGTAATTATCGGTCATGAATCTGCAGGGATTATTGTAGCCAAAGGCGCTGGAGTTGAAACCTGCAGTGTAGGTCAGCGTGTCATTATTGATCCGACCTTTTATTGTGGCTACTGTGAAAATTGCCGTAAAGGACTTCGCAATCACTGCTTACTGAAATCAAGCACAGAGGCGGGCGTCTCTATAGATGGTACTTTTACCAAATACTTTAAAACCACTAAACAGTTTATTTATCCACTGAACGATAACATTCCTTTTGAGCAGGGTGCGATGTCTGAGCCGCTTAGTTGTGTGCTCACTGCGGTGAAAAAACTGGCAGTAACCCCCTATATGCGCACTGCAATTCTGGGTGGCGGCCCAATTGGTCTGCTCTTTTATATGGCATTGACCCAGCACGGTATACAAGAAGGTGTAGTTTACGAAGCATCCCGTGACCGGATTAAACTCATTGAAGAAAACAACGTCTTGTCCCGGAACTGGAAAATAGAACCTTCATTTGTTCCACAGAAGAACCAATATGACCTGATTATTGATACTACAGGTTCACTATTGGAAAAATCAATGCAAGCAATTGCAGACGGCGGTAAAATATGTATGATGGGCTTACGCAATAACCAGCAGACCATTAATGCGAGAGAGATTGCTGACCGTAGTATTTCAATTATCGGATCTATTGATTCCATGGACACTTTCAGACATGCTGTAGACCTGATTAATAAAGGCAATCTGGGCTTAGAAAAAATCATTACGAATGAGTATGGTCTGGATGATTTTGAATCCGCGATCAAAGATCTGGGTTGTGATATCAGCACAAAAATAAGAAGTAATAATATTTCAAGTCTTAAATCTGTAATCAGAATTTAA
- a CDS encoding HAD family hydrolase has product MRYIIFDIDGTLTDTTQVDDHCFTQALEETFGFRGFETDYGHYENTTDSGIIHQLFIENHQRTYTEAERELFIKNFLVLLKDAHTESNDCMKEIPKAGKILQALCAQEGVSVGLATGGWKESALFKLSCAGISATACAAASFAQDARARRDIIGSTIQKMNSLHRIDMPLSEIIYVGDGKWDYQATQQLGIQFIGIDNKKLEDLADIVKIADYDELQLHLV; this is encoded by the coding sequence ATGAGATACATCATATTTGATATAGACGGAACGTTGACAGATACTACTCAGGTAGATGATCATTGTTTTACACAAGCCTTAGAAGAAACTTTCGGTTTCCGTGGGTTTGAAACAGATTACGGGCACTATGAGAATACAACGGATTCTGGTATTATCCATCAGCTTTTTATAGAAAACCATCAGCGTACCTATACAGAAGCAGAAAGAGAATTATTCATCAAGAATTTCTTAGTTTTACTGAAAGACGCGCATACAGAAAGTAATGACTGCATGAAAGAAATACCTAAAGCAGGTAAAATACTTCAGGCATTATGCGCACAGGAAGGGGTAAGTGTTGGCCTGGCAACTGGTGGCTGGAAAGAATCAGCTTTATTTAAATTGAGTTGTGCAGGCATTTCTGCTACCGCTTGTGCAGCCGCTTCATTTGCACAAGATGCAAGAGCCAGACGTGATATTATAGGCAGTACCATCCAGAAAATGAATAGTCTGCATAGGATAGATATGCCACTGTCAGAAATCATCTATGTAGGCGATGGCAAATGGGATTACCAGGCCACACAACAATTAGGTATCCAATTTATTGGAATTGATAACAAAAAGTTAGAAGATCTTGCAGATATTGTAAAGATTGCAGATTACGACGAATTACAACTGCACCTGGTATAA
- a CDS encoding MFS transporter, translated as MPLSIDKKRSHRIATSIFFFIAGLTYSSWACRIHDIKSFYTLSDGELGSVLFALPVGLMISLPISGWMVTKFTSRKVLIAAGLLFPFVLCIIGLTSHIWQLVIVLFFFGFLNNVFEIAMNTQAVGIEELYKRSIMASFHGLWSLAGFTGVAIGTLAIALKWPFWMHFVLVGALCWILVFYSWRYLLPEDEASESQPLFAKPDSNILKLGLIAFASLITEGTMFDWSGVYFKTVVTVPEALTTMGSIAFMATMAGGRFAADKFVTRFGISKILQFSGIISTTGLLLAVMFPNIYTATLGFLMVGIGVSSVVPLVLALAGKSKTMAPGMAIAAVSTVGFLGFLIGPPMIGFIAQATNLRWSFLLIAILGFGTTLLASQIKKMV; from the coding sequence ATGCCCTTATCTATTGATAAAAAACGTTCTCATCGTATTGCAACCAGTATCTTCTTTTTTATAGCCGGACTTACTTATTCCAGCTGGGCATGCCGTATTCATGATATTAAATCTTTCTATACTTTGAGTGATGGAGAACTGGGAAGCGTGTTATTTGCTTTGCCTGTTGGCTTGATGATCAGCTTACCGATATCAGGGTGGATGGTCACCAAATTTACAAGCCGTAAAGTATTGATTGCGGCAGGTTTGCTGTTTCCTTTCGTGTTATGTATCATTGGATTGACTTCTCATATCTGGCAATTGGTTATTGTACTGTTTTTCTTTGGATTTTTAAACAATGTGTTTGAAATCGCTATGAACACACAGGCTGTGGGCATAGAAGAATTATATAAAAGGTCAATTATGGCTTCTTTCCATGGATTGTGGAGTTTAGCCGGCTTTACAGGCGTTGCTATTGGCACCTTGGCTATTGCACTAAAATGGCCATTCTGGATGCACTTTGTATTGGTTGGCGCACTTTGCTGGATATTGGTATTTTATTCCTGGCGTTATCTCTTACCAGAAGACGAAGCTTCAGAATCACAGCCCTTATTTGCGAAACCTGACAGCAATATTTTGAAATTGGGCCTGATTGCTTTTGCGAGTCTGATTACAGAAGGTACGATGTTCGATTGGAGCGGTGTATATTTTAAAACTGTAGTTACCGTTCCCGAAGCGCTAACCACCATGGGATCTATCGCATTTATGGCGACAATGGCAGGCGGACGTTTTGCAGCAGATAAGTTTGTAACCCGGTTTGGAATCAGTAAAATCCTTCAATTCAGCGGCATCATTAGTACAACCGGGCTTTTACTGGCTGTGATGTTTCCAAATATTTATACTGCTACTTTAGGTTTTTTAATGGTAGGAATCGGTGTGTCATCCGTAGTGCCCCTTGTATTGGCGCTGGCCGGGAAATCAAAGACTATGGCGCCGGGAATGGCAATTGCGGCAGTCTCTACAGTTGGCTTCTTAGGTTTCCTGATTGGCCCGCCAATGATTGGCTTTATTGCACAGGCAACCAATTTACGCTGGTCGTTCTTATTAATTGCAATCCTTGGATTCGGAACGACATTGCTGGCTTCCCAGATTAAAAAAATGGTTTAG
- a CDS encoding TonB-dependent receptor: MMRRFTKPVFLLLMLCITALCVQAQSVVISGAVIDKLSKAPVPGAGITIKGKTVGTTTNQSGKYAFSTAEKAPFTIVISFLGYTSIEKLISGNTANLNVELEQEGILGQEVVISASRTPEKILESPVSIERMGHSAIKEQAAPSFYDALNNMKGVEVSTQSLTFKSINTRGFNSNGNTRFNQFVDGMDNQAPGLNFAVGNIVGINDLDVDNVELLPGASSALYGAGGINGTMLMTSKSPFDYQGPSFQFKTGINHVNDNNTGVQPYNQLDVRLAKAWNNKFAVKGTFSFLQAQDWQADNFSNFDRAARKGKDGNRNSDPNYDGINVYGDEVSQNMRNVAQSVLNAGTSGFVQGALGLIAPPTAAQIDAFKSNPAGLNALNGFLRTNATMRPFYAGLNTPGLLPDQNVSRTGYEESSLVDYKTQSLKASGSANYRFSKTVEAIAQVYWGSGTSVYTGSDRYSLRNFSIGQYKLELKGQDFFLRGYTTQERSGDSYIASILGSYINETSKKSTDWFPQYVGNYIGAKSQGATDAAAYAAARAAADQGRFVPGSKAFGLAKEQILNTTIAGTDFKKGIYGAKFNDKTNLYHYEGMYNFSNLFNNVVEFQLGASYRLYQLRSNGTIFNDLVDEINIKEYGSFAQLGKKFFEDKLKLTVSGRYDKSTNFDGRFTPRVTGVYTVAKNNNIRVSYQTGYRNPTTQNQYIDLSVGGGSQRLIGGIPEILNKYSLFANQAYTDVSYRAFLAAAAAGNPDPTLLKSYSFDAKGVRPESVQAFEVGYKGLLGPKFLIDAYAYYNIYKNFITAVDVYQRNTDGSGFTKFGVPVNAAGKVTSYGAALGIDYLLANYNLSGNISYNNIGDIPDNYINDFNTPKIRYNLGIAKRELIKNVGFNVNYRWQGKFYWNSSFASGDVPAFASLDAQVNLKIPSVNSMIKIGGSNVLNKYNFTSYGNPAVGAIYYVAYAFNP, from the coding sequence ATGATGAGAAGATTTACAAAACCAGTATTCTTGCTTTTAATGCTCTGTATCACAGCTCTCTGTGTTCAGGCGCAAAGCGTCGTTATTAGCGGAGCAGTTATTGATAAGCTGAGCAAAGCACCTGTCCCTGGAGCAGGAATTACCATTAAAGGAAAAACAGTTGGTACGACTACAAATCAGAGCGGAAAGTATGCATTCAGTACGGCCGAAAAAGCACCCTTTACCATTGTTATTTCTTTTTTGGGTTATACATCCATTGAAAAATTGATCAGCGGAAATACCGCCAATCTGAATGTAGAATTGGAACAGGAAGGTATTCTTGGGCAGGAAGTTGTTATTTCAGCTTCCAGAACGCCCGAAAAGATATTGGAATCTCCAGTATCTATAGAAAGGATGGGACATAGCGCCATCAAAGAACAAGCTGCTCCATCTTTTTATGATGCTTTGAATAATATGAAAGGTGTTGAAGTGAGTACACAGAGTTTAACTTTCAAATCTATCAACACCAGAGGCTTTAATTCAAACGGAAATACCAGGTTTAACCAATTTGTCGATGGGATGGATAACCAGGCCCCCGGACTTAATTTTGCGGTAGGTAATATCGTGGGTATTAATGATCTGGATGTAGACAATGTGGAATTATTGCCGGGTGCATCATCAGCACTTTATGGTGCAGGTGGAATTAATGGCACCATGCTGATGACTTCCAAAAGCCCTTTTGATTATCAAGGACCTAGTTTTCAGTTTAAAACCGGAATTAACCATGTCAACGACAACAATACAGGTGTACAGCCTTACAATCAACTGGATGTCCGCCTTGCGAAGGCCTGGAACAATAAATTCGCTGTTAAGGGAACTTTCTCTTTTCTTCAGGCACAAGACTGGCAAGCAGATAATTTCTCCAATTTTGACCGTGCTGCAAGGAAGGGAAAAGATGGCAACAGAAATTCAGATCCGAATTATGACGGGATTAATGTATATGGTGACGAAGTAAGCCAAAACATGCGGAATGTGGCACAGTCAGTATTAAATGCCGGGACTTCTGGTTTTGTTCAGGGGGCGCTTGGATTGATAGCACCTCCAACTGCCGCACAGATTGATGCGTTCAAGTCAAATCCTGCAGGATTAAATGCATTAAATGGTTTTTTAAGGACCAACGCGACCATGAGGCCTTTTTATGCAGGGCTGAATACGCCAGGTTTATTGCCTGATCAGAATGTATCCCGCACGGGTTATGAGGAAAGTTCATTAGTAGATTATAAAACACAATCACTTAAGGCTTCAGGTTCAGCAAATTACCGTTTCAGTAAGACTGTAGAAGCTATTGCGCAAGTTTACTGGGGCAGTGGCACTTCTGTTTATACGGGGTCGGACCGTTATTCTTTGCGAAATTTCAGTATCGGACAGTATAAACTGGAGTTAAAAGGCCAGGACTTTTTTTTAAGAGGTTATACCACACAAGAACGTTCAGGTGATTCTTATATCGCTTCCATTCTGGGCAGTTATATCAATGAAACTTCTAAAAAATCTACAGATTGGTTTCCTCAGTATGTAGGGAATTATATTGGTGCAAAGTCTCAGGGAGCTACAGATGCTGCTGCTTATGCGGCAGCAAGAGCAGCGGCTGACCAGGGCAGGTTTGTTCCGGGTTCCAAAGCGTTTGGACTGGCTAAGGAACAAATCCTGAATACAACCATTGCAGGTACAGATTTTAAAAAAGGAATTTACGGAGCGAAATTTAATGATAAGACTAATTTATATCATTACGAAGGAATGTATAATTTCAGCAACTTATTTAATAACGTTGTTGAATTTCAATTGGGTGCCTCTTATCGTTTGTACCAGTTAAGATCAAATGGAACTATCTTTAATGACTTGGTTGATGAGATTAATATTAAAGAATATGGAAGCTTTGCCCAATTAGGCAAAAAGTTCTTTGAAGATAAACTTAAGTTGACAGTTTCTGGCCGTTATGATAAAAGTACCAATTTTGATGGCCGGTTTACCCCGAGGGTTACGGGTGTTTATACCGTAGCTAAGAACAATAACATCCGGGTCTCTTACCAGACCGGATATCGTAACCCGACTACACAGAACCAGTATATTGATTTGTCAGTGGGTGGTGGTTCACAAAGATTAATCGGTGGAATCCCTGAAATTTTAAATAAATATAGCTTATTTGCAAATCAGGCTTATACAGACGTCAGTTATAGAGCTTTTTTAGCAGCGGCAGCAGCTGGAAACCCTGATCCGACCTTGTTAAAAAGCTATAGTTTTGATGCAAAAGGGGTGAGGCCCGAAAGTGTTCAGGCTTTTGAAGTAGGTTATAAAGGTCTGCTTGGTCCTAAATTCCTGATCGATGCTTATGCCTATTACAATATTTACAAGAATTTTATTACTGCAGTAGATGTTTATCAAAGAAATACTGACGGATCAGGTTTTACTAAATTCGGTGTTCCCGTAAATGCTGCAGGAAAAGTGACTTCTTATGGTGCAGCATTGGGAATTGATTATTTACTCGCTAATTATAATTTGAGTGGTAATATATCATACAATAACATCGGTGATATTCCTGATAATTACATTAATGATTTTAACACACCAAAAATCAGGTATAATCTGGGTATAGCAAAAAGAGAATTGATTAAAAACGTTGGGTTCAATGTAAATTATCGCTGGCAAGGAAAATTCTACTGGAATTCTTCTTTTGCCTCTGGCGATGTGCCTGCATTTGCCTCACTTGATGCACAGGTTAACCTGAAAATCCCTTCGGTAAACTCTATGATCAAAATAGGGGGCTCAAATGTGCTGAATAAGTATAATTTCACTTCTTACGGAAATCCCGCAGTTGGCGCAATTTATTACGTGGCTTATGCATTTAATCCATAA
- a CDS encoding S9 family peptidase has translation MKKLYLPILLSLFTGYSAMAQTQTFTITESSIAAPKANYQLASRFSPAKVKKMVYSIEADPHWMKLSNRFWYAYESPAGKEWYLVDPSAKTKKKIFDKAKLAAEITTIIRDPFDAQHLPLENLKFSSDEKSITFEVKSSIDEPKKDRKDKKAADSTQKKIFSFHYVLASAKLTEIPNYSKPKEKPKWASVAPDSSAIIFSRNYNLYWMDRENYKKAVKNEDDSTIVEHQLTKDGVKFYSYGANGDGENNVENEKNNKKRRGAYVLWSPDAKNFVLNREDERKVKDLWVINSIAEGRPTLETYKYQMPGEAEAPVNELLLFNFGTKTYKKLNTSAFKDQDFSLWDAPALNKNRDNEFRPSIWLGTNSKIYFSRKSRDLKRVDLCAIDIHNETVTPLIEERFNTYLQTSRPGLVNDGKEIIHWSERDGWGHFYLFDAAGKLKNQITKGAFHCEDIVNVDQKNRVLYFTANGRETKENPYYLHLYRINFDGSGIKLLNAGDFDHAISMNDEARFFVDNSSRVNTAPKAIVKDNNGQVVMELETTDLSLLMATGYKFPEPFTVKADDGITDLYGVMYKPFDFDPNKKYPIIEYVYPGPQTEAVNKAFSKSMDRTDRLAQFGYIVITVGNRGGNPARSKWYHTYGYGNLRDYGLADKKAAIEQLADRNKFIDISKVGITGHSGGGFMSTAAMLVYPDFFKAAVSNAGNHDNNIYNRWWSETHHGVKEVITAKGDTTFKYSIDKNPDLAKNLKGHLMLMTGDIDNNVHPANTIRVANALMKAGKRFEFVIVPGQRHGFGDLTEYTFWKLADHFNKYLIGDSSAADQVDIVEMEKEIEQKK, from the coding sequence ATGAAGAAACTTTACCTACCAATTTTACTGTCACTCTTTACAGGGTACAGCGCAATGGCGCAAACACAAACATTTACTATTACAGAATCATCAATCGCTGCCCCAAAAGCAAATTATCAGCTGGCCTCAAGGTTTTCGCCAGCCAAAGTTAAGAAGATGGTCTACTCAATCGAAGCAGATCCGCATTGGATGAAATTAAGCAACCGGTTTTGGTATGCTTATGAATCGCCAGCAGGTAAAGAATGGTACCTGGTAGATCCATCAGCAAAAACTAAAAAGAAAATCTTTGACAAGGCAAAACTCGCTGCTGAAATTACGACCATTATTCGTGATCCTTTTGATGCACAACATCTGCCTTTAGAAAACCTGAAATTCTCAAGCGATGAGAAATCAATTACTTTTGAAGTGAAAAGTTCGATTGATGAACCTAAAAAAGATAGAAAAGATAAGAAAGCAGCAGACTCTACGCAGAAAAAAATCTTCTCTTTTCACTATGTGCTTGCCAGTGCAAAGCTGACAGAGATCCCTAATTATTCTAAACCTAAAGAAAAGCCGAAATGGGCCTCAGTAGCACCAGATTCTTCTGCTATTATTTTTAGCAGAAACTATAATCTGTACTGGATGGATAGAGAAAATTATAAAAAAGCAGTCAAGAATGAAGATGACAGCACAATTGTAGAACATCAATTGACTAAGGATGGGGTTAAATTCTATTCTTATGGTGCTAATGGAGATGGAGAAAACAATGTAGAAAATGAAAAGAATAATAAAAAAAGGAGAGGGGCATACGTGTTATGGTCACCAGATGCTAAAAATTTCGTATTAAACAGAGAAGATGAACGCAAGGTAAAGGATCTTTGGGTAATCAATAGTATAGCTGAAGGCAGACCAACATTAGAGACTTATAAATACCAGATGCCCGGTGAAGCTGAAGCACCAGTGAATGAATTGCTGTTATTTAATTTTGGAACTAAAACGTATAAAAAACTAAATACGTCAGCTTTCAAAGATCAGGATTTCTCTTTGTGGGATGCGCCGGCACTCAACAAAAACAGAGACAACGAATTCAGACCATCTATTTGGCTGGGTACAAATAGCAAGATCTATTTCTCTCGTAAAAGCAGGGACTTAAAAAGAGTGGATTTGTGTGCAATTGATATTCACAATGAAACGGTTACTCCTTTAATTGAGGAGCGTTTTAACACCTATCTGCAAACTAGCCGTCCAGGACTGGTAAATGACGGAAAAGAAATCATTCATTGGTCTGAACGTGACGGATGGGGACATTTTTATCTGTTCGATGCTGCTGGGAAATTGAAAAATCAAATTACTAAAGGTGCTTTTCATTGCGAAGACATTGTCAATGTGGATCAAAAAAACAGGGTACTTTATTTTACGGCTAATGGCAGGGAAACTAAAGAAAACCCTTATTATCTGCATTTGTACCGGATCAATTTTGATGGTTCAGGAATCAAGTTGCTTAATGCCGGAGATTTTGATCATGCAATAAGCATGAATGATGAAGCCAGGTTTTTTGTAGACAATTCATCAAGAGTGAATACTGCTCCAAAAGCAATAGTAAAAGACAACAATGGCCAGGTAGTCATGGAACTGGAAACTACTGATCTTTCTCTATTGATGGCTACCGGATATAAATTTCCAGAGCCATTCACTGTAAAAGCTGACGATGGTATCACTGATCTTTATGGAGTGATGTACAAGCCTTTTGATTTCGATCCGAATAAAAAGTACCCAATCATTGAGTATGTATATCCTGGTCCGCAAACAGAAGCGGTAAATAAGGCGTTTAGCAAAAGCATGGATAGAACAGACCGGTTGGCACAGTTTGGCTATATTGTTATTACTGTGGGAAATCGTGGTGGAAACCCAGCAAGATCTAAATGGTACCATACTTATGGTTATGGAAATCTGCGTGATTACGGACTGGCAGATAAAAAAGCTGCAATAGAGCAATTGGCAGACAGAAATAAATTTATTGATATCAGCAAAGTAGGGATTACCGGACATTCTGGTGGGGGCTTTATGTCTACAGCTGCAATGCTGGTTTATCCTGACTTTTTTAAAGCTGCAGTATCCAACGCAGGTAACCATGATAACAATATTTACAACCGCTGGTGGAGCGAAACACACCATGGTGTAAAAGAAGTTATTACAGCAAAAGGTGATACAACTTTTAAATATAGCATTGACAAGAATCCTGACCTCGCAAAAAATCTTAAGGGGCATTTAATGCTGATGACAGGTGATATTGACAACAATGTACACCCGGCAAATACGATCAGGGTCGCAAATGCTTTAATGAAAGCCGGCAAACGTTTTGAGTTTGTAATTGTACCCGGACAGCGTCATGGATTCGGAGATTTAACAGAATATACATTCTGGAAATTAGCAGATCACTTCAATAAATATTTGATTGGCGATTCTTCAGCTGCTGACCAGGTTGATATCGTGGAGATGGAAAAAGAAATAGAGCAGAAAAAATAA